One stretch of Camelus bactrianus isolate YW-2024 breed Bactrian camel chromosome 21, ASM4877302v1, whole genome shotgun sequence DNA includes these proteins:
- the TMEM79 gene encoding transmembrane protein 79 yields MTEPETLALMEVKGPEALEKSPPQALVPNGQKPEGEGGAESLGAESSKVGSSAGSPTAGEGTEDGLDSTVSEAATLPWGTGPQPSAPFPDPPGWKDIEPEPLESQPPTKLEELPEDDASLLPEKATRAFVPIDLQCIERRPQEDLVVFCEASEGERRRAFLSPRATHPAPPECKWAEAVVRPPGRSCGGCRGCGGREGLRAVASVGAALVLFPCLLYGAYAFLPFDAPRLPTMSSRLVYTLRCGVFATFPIVLGILVHGLSLLCFSALRPFGEPRREVELHRRYVAQSVQLFILYFFNLAVLSTYLPQDTLKLLPLLTGLFAISRLIYWLTLAVGRSFRGFGYGLTFLPLLSMLVWNLYYMFLVEPERMLTASESRLDYPDHARSASDHRPRPWG; encoded by the exons ATGACAGAACCGGAGACCCTGGCCCTGATGGAAGTGAAGGGGCCTGAGGCTTTGGAGAAGAGCCCACCCCAGGCCTTGGTCCCTAATGGCCAGaagccagaaggagaaggtgGGGCTGAGTCTCTCGGAGCTGAGTCCTCCAAAGTAGGGTCCTCAGCTGGGTCTCCCACAGCTGGAGAGGGGACCGAGGATGGTCTAGACAGCACAGTAAGTGAGGCTGCCACCTTGCCCTGGGGGACTGGCCCCCAGCCCAGTGCCCCATTCCCAGATCCCCCTGGCTGGAAGGACATTGAGCCTGAGCCCCTGGAGTCACAGCCACCCACCAAGCTAGAGGAGTTGCCTGAAGATGACGCCAGCCTGCTGCCTGAGAAGGCGACCCGGGCCTTCGTGCCCATCGACCTACAGTGCATTGAGCGGCGGCcgcaggaggaccttgttgtgttCTGTGAGGCGAGCGAGGGCGAGCGCCGCCGGGCCTTCCTGTCCCCCCGGGCCACCCACCCTGCGCCCCCAGAGTGCAAGTGGGCCGAGGCAGTGGTGAGGCCGCCTGGCCgctcctgtgggggctgcaggggctgtggaggccGTGAGGGGCTGAGGGCCGTGGCCTCAGTGGGAGCCGCCCTCGTTCTCTTCCCCTGCCTGCTGTACGGGGCGTATGCCTTCCTGCCCTTCGATGCCCCACGCCTGCCCACCATGAGTTCCCGCCTCGTCTACACGCTGCGCTGCGGGGTCTTTGCCACCTTCCCCATTGTGCTGG GGATCCTGGTGCACGGGCTGAGCCTGCTGTGTTTTTCTGCCTTACGGCCCTTTGGGGAGCCACGGCGGGAGGTGGAGCTCCACCGGCGATATGTGGCCCAGTCAGTCCAGCTCTTCATCCTCTACTTCTTTAACCTGGCTGTGCTTTCCACCTACCTGCCCCAAGACACCCTCAAACTGCTCCCTCTGCTCACTGGTCTCTTTGCCATCTCCCG GCTTATATACTGGCTGACCCTCGCCGTGGGCCGTTCCTTCCGAGGCTTTGGCTACGGCCTGACGTTCCTGCCCCTGCTGTCCATGCTGGTGTGGAACCTTTACTACATGTTCCTGGTGGAGCCCGAACGCATGCTCACCGCCTCCGAGAGCCGCCTTGACTACCCCGACCACGCCCGCTCGGCATCGGATCACAGGCCCCGCCCCTGGGGCTGA